From a region of the Lactuca sativa cultivar Salinas chromosome 4, Lsat_Salinas_v11, whole genome shotgun sequence genome:
- the LOC128133443 gene encoding uncharacterized protein LOC128133443 codes for MRKEFKYYDRLTRLETGISIDPTRNIISASKDWWDEKIKEDKEYAKFKDKNLDVYQAYYETLFRDTVAVGDKAKVPCKFGKGSTPNDVPFVDITDGKVDIDKVSLFKDVDPFLTYDSSSMKKRGKKLTPRCDNKRKFEGKNEGKNEGKSMAYSSYEEKLDTIFDVLLTRSTQPSRQTTQSPTTEDCMAILSTFLGFEEGSIGYLEALEVFLKKLARQNFMVPKTNETKMEFLKRLIQKEK; via the exons ATGCGGAAAGAGTTCAAATATTATGACCGTTTAACAAGACTAGAAACGGGAATTTCAATTGATCCCACGAGAAATATAATCTCAGCATCAAAGGATTGGTGGGATGAGAAAATAAAG GAAGATAAAGAGTATGCTAAGTTTAAGGATAAGAATTTGGATGTATATCAAGCATATTACGAGACTTTATTTCGGGATACCGTAGCTGTTGGAGACAAGGCTAAGGTACCTTGCAAATTTGGCAAAGGTAGCACTCCAAATGATGTACCGTTTGTGGATATTACGGATGGAAAAGTGGATATTGACAAAGTCAGCTTATTTAAAGATGTTGATCCTTTTCTCACATATGATAGTTCAAGTATGAAAAAGAGGGGAAAGAAGTTAACTCCTAGGTGTGacaacaaaagaaaatttgaagggaaaaatgaaggaaaaaatGAAGGAAAAAGTATGGCATACTCGTCATATGAAGAGAAACTGGACactatttttgatgttttgttaaCAAGGAGCACTCAACCTTCTAGACAAACCACACAGTCACCCACAACAGAAGATTGCATGGCAATTCTCTCTACTTTCCTAGGTTTTGAAGAAGGATCAATAGGATATTTAGAAGCGTTAGAGGTCTTTTTAAAGAAGCTAGCTCGTCAAAATTTTATGGTTCCAAAGACTAACGAAACAAAGATGGAGTTTCTCAAGAGGCTTATACAGAAAGAGAAGTAG
- the LOC111883630 gene encoding uncharacterized protein LOC111883630, whose amino-acid sequence MASDCESDNSYDSDDLCDEIEENEEIQTLFLCGLAVKGLLLTHKSKYVRRPRRSFSRTGSMLINEILNDHEIRCYQLFRLQVPTFNMLCRDLVAHYGLKKSRHVSIEESVGIFLLYLAHGCGNRLVQEFFNHSGETIHRHFHKVLDVVVNLSKDIIKPNANYNETDCIGVIDGTHVKASIPQREQIKYIGRKNYVTQNIMAACDFNMCFTFVWAGWEGTAHDMRIFNEARRRREVKFPLPADGKFYLVDAGYPNTKGYLAPYKGSNIRYHIPDFRRRQTRASQEPKGFKEKFNYYHSSLRNVIERTFGVWKARWVLLRDMHVNFNFETQDKIGLASMAIHNYIRMSGSGDTTFQIAQEESYILCSDEGPDNGIEPHDEVSSTQRRSDDMYMSAVCDMIAGQISSRSNTRARNGVRFVLKPFSIFILSLMV is encoded by the exons ATGGCCAGTGATTGTGAAAGTGACAACTCATATGATAGTGATGACTTATGTGATGAAATTGAAGAAAATGAAGAGATTCAAACACTTTTTTTATGTGGTCTTGCTGTCAAAGGGTTACTATTGACTCATAAATCAAAATATGTTCGTAGACCTCGCCGTTCATTTTCACGCACAGGAAGCATGCTTATCAATGAAATACTTAACGATCATGAGATCCGATGTTATCAACTTTTCAGATTACAAGTCCCGACTTTCAACATGTTATGTAGGGATCTTGTAGCACATTATGGGTTAAAGAAATCACGTCATGTATCTATTGAAGagtcggttggtattttcttgttgTACTTAGCACATGGATGTGGAAATCGGTTAGTTCAAGAGTTCTTTAATCATTCTGGGGAAACAATCCATAGACATTTTCATAAAGTCTTGGATGTTGTGGTTAACCTAAGTAAGGATATCATCAAACCAAATGCTAACTACAATGAAACT GATTGTATTGGTGTCATCGATGGAACACACGTGAAGGCCTCTATTCCGCAACGTGAGCAAATCAAATACATTGGACGAAAGAATTACGTTACTCAAAATATTATGGCAGCATGTGATTTTAACATGTGCTTTACCTTTGTGTGGGCTGGATGGGAGGGGACTGCACATGACATGAGAATTTTTAATGAAGCGCGAAGGAGACGTGAAGTTAAGTTTCCACTTCCAGCCGATG GTAAGTTTTACCTTGTAGACGCCGgatatcctaatacaaaaggttATCTTGCTCCCTACAAAGGTTCAAACATCCGTTATCATATTCCTGATTTTCGACGTAGACAGACTCGTGCCTCGCAGGAACCAAAAGGCTTCAAAGAAAAATTTAACTATTATCATTCGTCACTTCGCAATGTAATTGAACGAACTTTTGGAGTCTGGAAGGCTCGATGGGTGTTACTAAGAGATATGCATGTAAATTTCAACTTCGAGACCCAAGATAAAATTGGGCTAGCTTCAATGGCAATTCACAATTACATTAGAATGAGCGGTAGTGGTGATACGACATTTCAAATAGCGCAAGAAGAATCTTATATTTTGTGCAGTGATGAAGGACCCGATAATGGTATTGAGCCACATGACGAAGTATCAAGTACACAACGTAGAAGTGATGATATGTATATGAGTGCAGTATGCGATATGATTGCAGGACAGATATCCTCAAGGTCAAACACTCGTGCACGTAACGGCGTACGATTTGTTTTGAAACCATTTAGTATTTTCATTTTATCATTAATGGTTTAA